A genomic region of Chryseobacterium sp. KACC 21268 contains the following coding sequences:
- a CDS encoding NADP-dependent oxidoreductase produces the protein MKAFITKQYSKTEKLELTEVPKPSIKENQVLLEIHSASVNQLDSKLKSGEFKMMLPYKLPLILGHDVAGIVIEIGSKVKNIKIGDEVFSRVPDFQIGAFSEYIAIDEDFVAPKPKNISMEEAASIPLVGLTVWQAFIEKANLKKGQKVFIQAGSGGVGTFAIQLAKHLGAFVATTTSEKNIEFVKQLGADLVIDYKTQDFENILKDYDLVLNSQDQKTLEKSIRILKPGGKVISISGPPDVDFAKTIGLNFLLRTVIFLLSFKTKKLAKKQNVDYAFLFMQANGKQLTEISKLIESGIIKPTIDKIFPFEQTNDAMNYVESGRAKGKVVIKIK, from the coding sequence ATGAAAGCATTCATCACAAAACAGTACAGCAAGACAGAAAAATTGGAACTTACGGAAGTTCCCAAACCAAGCATCAAAGAAAACCAAGTTCTTTTAGAGATTCACTCAGCAAGTGTCAATCAACTCGATAGCAAACTCAAAAGTGGCGAATTCAAAATGATGCTGCCTTACAAATTACCTTTGATTCTGGGGCACGACGTTGCAGGAATCGTCATCGAAATTGGTTCAAAAGTAAAAAATATCAAAATCGGCGACGAAGTTTTCTCCCGCGTTCCCGACTTCCAAATTGGCGCATTTTCAGAATACATCGCGATAGATGAAGATTTTGTGGCTCCAAAACCAAAGAACATTTCGATGGAAGAAGCCGCTTCTATCCCACTCGTTGGCTTGACGGTTTGGCAGGCATTTATTGAAAAAGCAAATCTTAAGAAAGGTCAGAAAGTCTTTATCCAAGCTGGCTCAGGTGGCGTCGGGACTTTCGCGATTCAGTTGGCGAAACATTTGGGTGCCTTCGTAGCGACCACAACCAGTGAGAAAAATATTGAATTCGTGAAACAACTCGGAGCAGATTTGGTCATCGATTATAAAACTCAAGACTTCGAAAATATCCTGAAAGATTACGATTTGGTTCTCAACAGCCAGGACCAGAAAACATTGGAAAAGTCCATCAGAATATTGAAACCTGGCGGAAAGGTCATTTCCATCTCAGGTCCGCCAGATGTAGATTTTGCTAAGACAATCGGACTGAATTTCCTTCTTAGAACCGTAATATTCCTATTGAGTTTCAAAACCAAAAAATTAGCAAAAAAGCAAAACGTAGATTACGCATTCCTCTTTATGCAAGCCAATGGAAAGCAACTCACAGAAATCTCAAAACTCATAGAATCCGGAATCATCAAACCAACCATCGACAAAATATTTCCTTTCGAACAGACCAACGACGCAATGAATTATGTCGAAAGCGGACGCGCAAAAGGAAAAGTCGTTATCAAAATAAAATAA